The Sedimentisphaera salicampi genome includes a region encoding these proteins:
- a CDS encoding glycosyltransferase family 4 protein yields MKIAIVTNRFYPEVGGAETNIYFQACSLAKQHEVSVFCPKRIDAPDYEKLSGFELFRLKDWKNRKGEYPNIKTETLMPAVFFKIFTGSYDVVMYFPALSKNNMLGFIAAKLSGKKNVLCCFDWLDYSKIMHQTGDIDPNIMERQEAKWYQKFFLKRFDYIFAISNKEIEFFKKYNSSVGYSPVPIRLEEYDNFDAPNPREKYGIREDEFVFLSLGRVCKIKGQDIALKAFAKAAGKVSEAKLVFVGRQDYDPQITSEMKALIEENGLEDRVLFTGMVDREEVIGWLRHSDIHVIPVRFMNSGAVVVESWISGTPVLQSDVVDPNLVEEGVNGYNFRRADVDHLAEKMEKAFRNRADFPELASTGEKLVREKYTYEYLTNLYINTFKSLTD; encoded by the coding sequence GTGAAAATAGCTATTGTTACCAACAGATTTTACCCTGAGGTCGGAGGAGCTGAAACTAACATCTACTTTCAGGCTTGCAGCCTTGCAAAGCAGCATGAGGTGTCGGTTTTCTGTCCAAAACGTATTGATGCCCCAGATTATGAAAAGCTCAGCGGCTTCGAACTTTTCCGCCTGAAAGACTGGAAAAACCGCAAAGGCGAATATCCCAACATAAAAACCGAAACATTAATGCCGGCTGTTTTTTTTAAGATTTTTACGGGCAGCTACGATGTTGTGATGTATTTCCCCGCTTTGAGCAAAAATAATATGCTCGGATTTATTGCTGCAAAATTAAGCGGCAAGAAAAATGTGCTCTGCTGTTTCGATTGGCTTGATTACAGTAAAATAATGCACCAGACTGGTGATATAGACCCCAATATTATGGAGAGGCAGGAGGCGAAGTGGTATCAGAAATTCTTCCTCAAAAGATTTGACTATATCTTCGCAATATCAAATAAGGAGATTGAATTTTTCAAAAAATATAATTCCAGCGTGGGCTATTCCCCAGTTCCCATTCGTTTGGAGGAATACGATAATTTTGATGCTCCAAATCCGAGGGAGAAGTATGGGATTAGAGAAGATGAGTTTGTTTTCCTCTCGCTTGGCCGTGTATGTAAAATAAAGGGGCAGGATATAGCCCTTAAGGCCTTTGCAAAGGCGGCAGGGAAGGTTTCCGAAGCGAAGTTGGTCTTCGTGGGCAGGCAGGATTACGACCCGCAGATAACATCTGAAATGAAGGCCTTAATTGAGGAAAACGGGCTTGAAGACAGAGTGCTGTTTACAGGAATGGTGGATAGGGAAGAGGTTATCGGATGGCTTAGGCATTCGGATATTCACGTTATACCAGTCCGTTTTATGAATTCCGGTGCGGTTGTGGTGGAGAGCTGGATTAGCGGTACGCCGGTTCTTCAGAGTGATGTGGTAGACCCGAATCTTGTGGAAGAAGGTGTGAACGGATATAACTTCAGAAGGGCGGATGTTGACCATCTTGCTGAAAAGATGGAGAAGGCCTTTAGAAATAGGGCTGATTTCCCCGAGTTGGCGAGTACGGGGGAAAAGCTGGTTCGGGAAAAATACACTTATGAGTATTTAACTAACCTCTACATAAACACTTTCAAAAGTCTAACGGATTAG
- a CDS encoding glycosyltransferase family 4 protein, whose product MKILYVNHQCGFFGGVESFVFKSAQSLSAAGWECYGLFEKQHKFESSYQNAFKDAFFVNSGRLEESLDSLKTEGVKIAFVHKIFSPELLDELSRRFKTIVLFHDHDYYCLRKHKYFPIIRRNCHKPAGLYCLLCSGMIEKNFSSPLNFSFLDVRRFYSMFRRLKRSDRFLVLSDYMRDNLTVNGFDSSRIRKLRPIIQPAQTNSSSEGGNFKILYIGQLIKGKGVDLLIKALKYLSPGWECEIVGQGNDSENLKLLAESEGLNDKIDFLGWSSSPEELYKSCDVVAVPSRWQEPYGLVGVEAGAHEKPVVGFNVGGISEWLKDNTNGFLVPEGDVRKFAEAIEKLKEDKHLRGKLGMQGKRLVRENCSPENFEAAMRNICTEAGGG is encoded by the coding sequence ATGAAAATACTCTATGTAAATCACCAGTGCGGCTTTTTTGGCGGAGTTGAATCTTTTGTTTTCAAATCCGCACAGAGCCTCTCTGCCGCCGGCTGGGAGTGTTACGGCCTTTTTGAAAAGCAGCATAAATTTGAGAGCTCTTATCAAAATGCTTTCAAAGACGCTTTTTTTGTTAATTCCGGGAGGCTCGAAGAGAGCCTTGATTCGCTTAAAACTGAAGGAGTTAAGATTGCTTTTGTGCATAAGATATTCTCGCCGGAGCTGCTTGATGAGCTGAGCAGAAGATTTAAGACAATCGTCCTATTTCACGATCATGATTATTATTGCCTTAGAAAACATAAGTATTTCCCCATAATAAGGCGAAACTGCCATAAACCCGCAGGACTGTACTGCCTGCTTTGTTCTGGTATGATAGAGAAAAATTTCAGCAGCCCTCTAAACTTTTCTTTTTTGGATGTCAGGCGTTTCTACTCTATGTTTCGCAGGCTCAAAAGGAGCGATCGATTCCTCGTTCTCTCTGATTATATGAGAGATAATCTTACGGTAAATGGGTTTGATTCCAGCAGGATTAGAAAATTGCGCCCGATAATTCAGCCCGCCCAAACGAACTCAAGTTCCGAAGGCGGGAATTTTAAGATACTGTATATCGGCCAGCTTATAAAGGGCAAGGGGGTGGATCTTCTTATCAAAGCCCTGAAATATCTCAGTCCTGGCTGGGAGTGCGAAATTGTAGGGCAAGGAAACGATTCGGAAAATCTCAAACTTCTTGCTGAATCTGAGGGGTTGAACGATAAGATCGATTTTTTAGGCTGGAGCAGCAGTCCAGAAGAGCTTTATAAAAGCTGCGATGTGGTTGCTGTACCATCCCGCTGGCAGGAGCCGTACGGGCTTGTGGGCGTGGAGGCAGGTGCACACGAAAAGCCGGTTGTGGGTTTTAATGTTGGGGGGATAAGCGAATGGCTCAAAGATAACACAAACGGCTTTCTCGTGCCTGAAGGCGATGTGCGGAAATTTGCCGAGGCCATCGAGAAGCTCAAAGAAGATAAGCATTTAAGAGGAAAGCTGGGAATGCAAGGAAAAAGACTCGTGAGAGAAAACTGCTCGCCGGAGAATTTTGAAGCTGCTATGAGAAATATTTGTACGGAAGCTGGCGGAGGGTAA
- a CDS encoding glycosyltransferase family 4 protein — translation MKIFVSAMAFDSGRSGISNYIYNVVSGLAKKAKIELAVLSSDAKFFEGMENVELVKYPDFFGCPAFNALWHLFVLPFRPAAGKCDCIFLPAANRRLFSWFSRPSVATFHDLSQFHVSEKYDRLRVWYVFKFLRKFLNRADKICAISKSTEDDILKYYNIDKSRIFVNYNGFDRKRLDTEYSPEKLAELRVEPPYILYISRIEHPGKNHLNLIKAFEQLNDHYSEYQLVFAGSDWSGARAVREAAERSEKKERINFLGFVEDSYLPQLYKGASVYAFPSFCEGFGIPLLEAMYCGIPCVCSENTSLEEIGGDAVLLFDPKNPQEIAEKIELAVKDEKLSSELIEKGKKRVEDFSWEKHVESILDQFTNIRSRK, via the coding sequence ATGAAAATATTCGTTAGCGCTATGGCGTTCGACAGCGGAAGAAGCGGCATCTCAAACTACATCTATAACGTGGTTAGCGGGCTTGCGAAGAAAGCTAAGATTGAGCTTGCTGTTTTGAGCTCCGATGCAAAATTCTTTGAGGGTATGGAGAATGTTGAGCTTGTGAAATATCCTGATTTTTTCGGCTGCCCAGCTTTCAATGCCCTCTGGCATCTGTTTGTTTTGCCCTTCCGTCCTGCTGCGGGTAAATGTGATTGCATTTTCCTCCCTGCGGCAAACAGGAGGCTCTTTTCGTGGTTCTCAAGGCCTTCTGTGGCAACCTTCCACGACCTCTCACAATTCCATGTATCTGAAAAATACGACCGTTTGAGGGTTTGGTATGTTTTTAAGTTTCTGAGAAAATTTTTGAACAGGGCCGATAAGATCTGTGCAATCAGCAAAAGCACAGAGGATGATATACTCAAATATTACAATATAGATAAGAGCAGGATATTCGTAAACTACAACGGCTTCGACCGTAAGCGTCTTGACACTGAATATTCCCCGGAAAAGCTCGCTGAGCTGAGAGTTGAGCCACCTTATATTTTGTATATATCAAGAATTGAACACCCGGGCAAGAACCACCTGAACCTCATAAAAGCCTTTGAGCAGCTAAATGATCATTATTCTGAGTATCAGCTTGTCTTTGCGGGCAGCGATTGGTCTGGCGCGAGAGCTGTAAGGGAGGCCGCCGAGAGATCTGAGAAAAAAGAGCGAATAAATTTTCTGGGCTTTGTTGAAGATTCCTACCTGCCTCAACTCTACAAAGGGGCATCGGTATATGCGTTTCCTTCATTTTGCGAGGGGTTTGGTATTCCTCTTCTGGAGGCGATGTATTGCGGCATTCCCTGTGTTTGCTCCGAAAATACTTCTCTGGAAGAGATCGGCGGAGATGCCGTATTGCTTTTTGATCCGAAAAATCCGCAGGAAATCGCAGAAAAGATAGAACTGGCTGTCAAGGATGAAAAGCTCAGCTCAGAGCTGATTGAGAAAGGGAAAAAGAGGGTTGAGGACTTCAGTTGGGAGAAGCACGTTGAGTCAATTTTGGATCAGTTCACAAACATAAGGAGCCGAAAGTGA
- a CDS encoding WecB/TagA/CpsF family glycosyltransferase gives MRRLIDIIVSVIVLILICLPSGIVWAFVSIFAGKDFLTCRIIFGKDFKQVKVCWFGMQSSFFSSLPLFLSLLKGDITLVGTSFYPCEEYSQSQIPEKIAEFKPGIFNLWYVKRHTKIHHAEKTDIDLLQLSGRGLKKDFAIMVKYIPASIYKSDEGSIKDSVTLLDVTFNNCTMNEALRFIQKGVENSAKGMYFFINPDCLNKTFTDKYYFDILRKADYVFPDGVGINIGSKMTGQTLKQNVNGTDMFPLLCSMCEQRGYSIYFLGAKPGIAAKMVSMLKEKYTRLKITGFRDGYFNKDTESESVIDAVNETGAQVLLVAFGVPVQEKWIYENRSRLAPPVVMGVGGLFDFYSGNIKRAPGWLRDLGGEWIYRLIQEPGRMWRRYILGNPVFIRRVQKWKKQLDKG, from the coding sequence GTGAGGCGGCTTATAGACATAATTGTTTCTGTTATAGTCCTTATTCTGATTTGCTTGCCGAGCGGGATTGTATGGGCGTTTGTCTCAATATTTGCCGGCAAAGATTTTCTGACTTGCAGAATAATTTTCGGTAAAGATTTCAAGCAGGTTAAGGTTTGCTGGTTTGGGATGCAAAGCTCTTTTTTTTCTTCGCTGCCCCTGTTTTTAAGCCTGCTTAAAGGCGATATTACGCTTGTCGGTACGAGTTTCTACCCCTGCGAGGAATACTCCCAAAGCCAGATACCTGAAAAAATTGCAGAATTCAAGCCGGGGATTTTTAATTTGTGGTATGTCAAAAGGCATACAAAAATCCATCATGCTGAAAAAACAGATATAGATCTTCTCCAGCTCAGCGGAAGGGGACTCAAAAAAGACTTTGCTATAATGGTAAAATACATTCCTGCTTCGATCTATAAATCCGATGAGGGCTCTATTAAAGACAGCGTTACCCTTCTGGATGTTACCTTTAACAACTGTACTATGAACGAGGCATTGAGGTTTATTCAGAAGGGGGTTGAGAATTCTGCCAAAGGAATGTACTTTTTTATAAATCCTGATTGTTTAAATAAAACCTTCACAGACAAGTATTATTTTGATATACTAAGGAAGGCCGATTATGTGTTTCCTGATGGAGTAGGAATAAACATAGGCAGTAAAATGACAGGACAGACTCTGAAACAAAATGTAAATGGGACTGATATGTTCCCTTTGCTTTGCAGTATGTGCGAGCAGAGGGGCTATTCTATATACTTTCTTGGTGCAAAACCAGGCATAGCCGCCAAGATGGTTTCAATGCTGAAAGAGAAATATACCAGATTAAAGATAACAGGCTTCCGAGACGGCTACTTCAACAAAGATACTGAGAGCGAGTCTGTTATAGATGCAGTAAATGAAACAGGTGCTCAGGTACTTCTTGTGGCATTTGGCGTGCCTGTTCAGGAAAAGTGGATTTATGAAAACAGAAGCAGGCTTGCTCCGCCGGTAGTAATGGGCGTGGGCGGATTGTTCGATTTCTACTCGGGCAATATAAAGCGAGCCCCCGGCTGGCTGAGGGATTTAGGCGGCGAGTGGATTTACCGCCTTATTCAGGAGCCCGGGCGAATGTGGCGGCGTTATATTTTGGGAAACCCGGTGTTTATTCGCCGGGTGCAAAAATGGAAGAAGCAATTAGATAAGGGTTGA
- a CDS encoding sugar transferase yields MDIDPIVRQQLLDEVVTAPTKSELLKRKMKVYSWEWTLIFSLFLKRVIDIAGSLTAILILSPVFIITALTIYLHDKGPVLFVQKRVGKNGRLFDMYKFRSMVVNADKIKDEILDSNESSDGVIFKMKKDPRVTPIGRFIRKFSIDELPQLFNVLKGDMSLVGPRPPLPAEVAQYTLEQRKRLHVRPGITCVWQVSGRSDIPFTQQVQLDLDYIKSQSFITDVKLLLKTIPAVLLGKGGY; encoded by the coding sequence ATGGACATCGATCCTATTGTAAGACAGCAGCTTCTTGATGAAGTTGTAACAGCACCGACAAAGTCGGAGCTGCTTAAGAGAAAGATGAAGGTCTATAGTTGGGAATGGACTCTGATTTTTTCTTTATTTCTGAAAAGAGTTATTGATATAGCAGGCTCTTTGACGGCGATATTGATTTTGTCTCCCGTCTTTATTATCACTGCGTTAACAATATATCTGCACGATAAAGGCCCTGTGCTGTTCGTTCAGAAAAGAGTGGGCAAGAACGGGCGTCTTTTCGATATGTATAAATTCAGGTCTATGGTTGTAAACGCAGACAAGATCAAAGACGAAATTTTAGATTCCAACGAATCTTCTGATGGTGTTATATTCAAAATGAAAAAGGACCCAAGAGTAACCCCCATCGGCAGATTTATCAGGAAATTCAGCATAGATGAGCTGCCTCAGCTGTTTAATGTGCTTAAAGGAGATATGAGCCTTGTAGGCCCAAGGCCTCCGCTCCCTGCTGAGGTTGCCCAATATACACTGGAGCAGAGAAAAAGACTGCATGTTCGCCCGGGGATAACCTGCGTCTGGCAGGTTTCCGGCAGAAGCGATATACCATTTACACAGCAGGTGCAGCTTGATTTGGACTATATAAAAAGCCAGAGCTTTATTACTGATGTTAAATTACTCTTAAAAACTATACCGGCAGTTTTGCTTGGCAAAGGCGGATATTAA
- a CDS encoding STAS domain-containing protein yields the protein MKFDMEIRDDVCVLSLEGRLDSNTVQNLKTQFDKYIETNSKFVFNLEKLEFIDSTGLGGLVSCLKKTIPKGGDLKIVNLSPKPKMVFEITRAHKVFDIYDDLDTAVESFSL from the coding sequence ATGAAGTTCGACATGGAAATACGGGATGATGTTTGCGTGCTTTCTTTGGAAGGCAGGCTGGACTCTAACACTGTGCAAAATCTGAAAACTCAATTCGATAAGTATATCGAAACAAACAGCAAGTTTGTTTTTAATCTTGAGAAGCTTGAGTTTATAGATAGTACTGGTCTTGGAGGGCTGGTTTCATGTCTGAAGAAAACCATCCCCAAGGGCGGTGATCTCAAAATTGTTAATCTTTCTCCAAAACCGAAAATGGTGTTTGAGATTACTCGTGCTCATAAGGTCTTTGATATCTATGACGATTTAGATACAGCGGTTGAGAGTTTTAGTTTGTAA
- a CDS encoding NDP-sugar synthase: MKALIYCRPDNTDWVKSFFPDESPYKLRIANKPLLEYYVDFCALIGIKQIRVVTVDDNGSINNFLGSGESLGVDITYNLSRKEDSLAKVFLKNKGFCTSSDLLVIDGFGFINYDKEKVDYSDFINASTGYLQEGDFRIYSLNSRDTEGRVDWEALEEFLDSTLSISRIDGIQDYFALSRSVIRERAANFVLPGYSSERDVFIGQNVALAKSSRIDKPVMIGNNVQLRNSCSIGAETIIGDNIIIDSDATVSSSIIYGNSYIGPGVELVNKIVYKNYLISPDTGDRIEIVDSFLTSKIAEKARTATIRKFAHYAITIFLIIVYCVPYSVFWPFVNASRDNFKRKSFVISKNLRTVRVNVVNKSNFILNLFVKLSLDKFPLLIEAFKGNIHLTGNTLYEDTDKTRNFIESLQFYRPGIFSYSESISPNYDLDQAMLNDSFYCYHRTPLMDIQVLFGSIFNRFFYNNQ; encoded by the coding sequence ATGAAGGCTCTTATTTATTGCAGACCTGACAATACCGACTGGGTGAAAAGCTTTTTCCCAGACGAGTCTCCGTATAAGCTCAGAATAGCGAATAAGCCGCTTCTGGAGTATTATGTGGATTTCTGCGCGCTTATAGGAATCAAACAGATAAGGGTGGTTACAGTTGATGATAACGGAAGCATCAACAACTTCCTTGGCAGCGGAGAGAGTCTGGGCGTTGATATAACTTACAATCTTTCAAGAAAAGAAGATTCTCTTGCAAAGGTGTTCCTGAAAAACAAGGGTTTCTGCACAAGCTCTGATCTTTTGGTGATTGATGGATTCGGTTTTATCAATTATGACAAGGAAAAGGTGGATTACTCTGATTTTATTAACGCCTCTACGGGCTATCTTCAGGAAGGTGATTTCAGAATCTATTCTCTGAACAGCCGTGATACGGAGGGGCGTGTTGACTGGGAAGCTCTTGAGGAGTTTCTTGATTCCACGCTCTCAATCTCCCGTATAGACGGCATTCAGGACTATTTCGCCCTGAGCAGGTCGGTTATAAGGGAAAGAGCCGCCAATTTTGTTCTCCCGGGCTACAGCAGCGAGAGGGATGTATTTATCGGCCAGAATGTTGCTCTTGCAAAAAGCAGCAGGATCGATAAGCCCGTTATGATAGGAAATAACGTGCAGCTCAGAAATTCCTGCTCTATCGGAGCGGAAACAATAATCGGCGATAATATAATCATAGACTCCGATGCCACAGTATCTTCGAGTATTATATATGGAAACAGCTATATCGGTCCTGGCGTTGAGCTTGTAAACAAAATCGTGTACAAGAATTACCTGATCTCTCCGGATACCGGCGACAGGATAGAGATTGTTGACAGCTTCCTCACTTCCAAGATTGCTGAGAAGGCCAGAACAGCTACAATAAGAAAATTTGCTCACTACGCTATTACGATTTTCCTTATTATAGTTTACTGCGTTCCTTACAGTGTCTTTTGGCCGTTTGTCAATGCGAGCAGAGATAATTTTAAACGAAAAAGCTTTGTGATTTCAAAAAATCTGCGCACAGTGAGAGTGAATGTTGTAAATAAAAGCAATTTTATTCTCAACCTGTTTGTTAAGCTTTCTCTCGATAAATTCCCGCTTCTGATAGAGGCGTTCAAGGGAAATATTCATCTAACCGGCAACACGCTCTATGAGGACACTGATAAAACCCGTAATTTTATTGAATCTCTTCAGTTTTATAGGCCAGGAATATTCAGCTACTCTGAGAGCATATCACCAAATTACGACTTAGATCAGGCTATGCTCAACGATTCGTTTTACTGTTATCACAGAACGCCGCTTATGGATATTCAGGTTTTGTTTGGGTCTATCTTTAACAGATTTTTTTATAATAATCAGTGA
- the udk gene encoding uridine kinase — MSTVILIAGGSCSGKSTLCSTALSRVEPAGVVIPTDNFYKDLSSFSEEQLLNHNFDMPSAIDKDWLCSAVESLAESKPAEVPVYDFSTHTRTSETKIIQPAEFVFIEGLFTLCQQELLVLASLKVFVECPADIRLARRIIRDTSERGRGVESVINQYLSTVRPMHEKYIYPSREEADCVFDGEGDMEQITDDLIDKIYGLRKSG, encoded by the coding sequence ATGTCCACAGTAATTTTAATAGCAGGAGGCAGTTGCTCGGGTAAATCAACGCTCTGCTCCACTGCTCTGAGCAGGGTGGAGCCGGCGGGTGTTGTAATACCCACCGATAACTTTTATAAAGATTTATCGTCCTTCTCAGAAGAGCAGCTTCTTAACCACAATTTCGATATGCCCTCGGCAATTGATAAAGACTGGCTTTGCAGCGCTGTGGAAAGCCTTGCCGAATCCAAGCCTGCTGAAGTGCCGGTTTACGATTTCTCAACCCATACCAGAACCTCTGAAACGAAGATTATCCAGCCTGCTGAATTTGTGTTTATTGAAGGGCTTTTTACCCTCTGCCAGCAGGAACTTCTGGTTCTGGCATCGCTTAAAGTTTTTGTGGAATGTCCCGCAGATATCAGGCTTGCAAGGAGAATAATTCGTGATACCAGCGAGAGGGGAAGAGGTGTTGAATCGGTAATAAATCAGTATCTAAGCACAGTAAGGCCGATGCACGAAAAGTATATTTACCCCAGCAGAGAAGAAGCCGACTGCGTTTTCGACGGCGAAGGCGATATGGAGCAGATTACTGATGATTTAATCGATAAGATCTACGGTTTGAGAAAATCTGGATAG
- a CDS encoding alkaline phosphatase family protein: protein MGKKITICTFIDAFGWEVYKRYGFLDDILPEARRLRTTFGFSSAADPSILTGRYPDEHTHWSCFYYAPENSPFKLMKLLSILPRQIFDRGRVRHWLSKILAKFYGYTGYFQIYSVPFEVLPYFDYLEKRDYFVPGGILATDTIFDRLYSEEIPYHCSNWRLPEKRNLEIAKDTINEGKIEFMYLYLPKLDAVMHEFGNNAPQVEEKIRWLEEQVREVKKLAEEKYDEVAFFAISDHGMANVTESVDLISQIDSLGLEFGKDYVAMYDSTMARFWFMNDSARSRITEKLNQCSKGYIVSDEELKQMRVFFEDRKFGEVIFLMNAGTLIVPSFMGLKSIPGMHGYHPDDKDSYCFIKSDRHIPEDVNSITDIRRALEREISNV from the coding sequence ATGGGCAAGAAGATAACAATATGCACCTTTATCGATGCTTTCGGATGGGAAGTTTACAAGAGGTACGGTTTTCTGGATGATATTCTTCCGGAGGCGAGAAGGCTTCGTACAACTTTCGGCTTCTCTTCAGCAGCAGACCCCTCAATACTTACCGGCCGCTATCCTGATGAGCATACCCACTGGTCGTGCTTTTATTATGCCCCCGAAAATTCGCCGTTCAAACTTATGAAACTGCTTTCCATACTGCCCCGCCAGATCTTCGACAGAGGCCGTGTACGGCACTGGCTGAGCAAGATACTCGCGAAGTTTTACGGATATACTGGCTATTTCCAAATATACAGCGTCCCATTTGAGGTTTTGCCGTATTTTGATTATTTGGAGAAGAGAGATTATTTTGTTCCCGGAGGCATACTCGCTACCGACACCATTTTCGACAGGCTCTACAGCGAAGAGATTCCCTATCACTGTTCCAACTGGCGTTTGCCTGAGAAGAGAAATCTCGAGATTGCCAAGGATACAATTAACGAGGGCAAGATTGAATTTATGTATCTCTATCTCCCCAAGCTTGATGCTGTTATGCACGAATTCGGGAATAATGCTCCGCAGGTGGAAGAGAAGATAAGATGGCTTGAAGAGCAGGTAAGGGAAGTGAAAAAGCTTGCTGAAGAAAAATATGATGAAGTTGCGTTTTTTGCTATCTCAGACCACGGAATGGCTAACGTAACAGAATCGGTAGATCTGATCTCACAAATAGACTCACTCGGCCTTGAATTTGGCAAGGATTATGTTGCTATGTACGATTCTACTATGGCAAGATTCTGGTTTATGAACGACAGCGCCAGAAGCCGGATAACAGAAAAGCTAAATCAATGCAGTAAAGGGTATATAGTAAGCGATGAAGAACTCAAACAGATGCGGGTGTTCTTTGAAGACCGTAAATTTGGAGAGGTGATTTTCCTGATGAATGCCGGCACCTTGATAGTCCCGAGCTTTATGGGGCTTAAGAGCATTCCCGGAATGCACGGCTATCATCCGGATGACAAAGATTCTTACTGTTTTATAAAGTCCGACAGGCATATACCCGAAGACGTAAATTCAATAACTGATATTAGAAGAGCCTTGGAGCGAGAGATCTCTAATGTATGA